One Thermofilum sp. genomic window carries:
- a CDS encoding ParA family protein encodes MSSSAKTVSFISASGGVGKTTLSAYLAMWLLESKQVTSPRLLLVDLDPTAGLSLSLMREEEYQQSVDEKRSLVELYRSFFTRGVASANIEDFVTKVKHGGEYWLNILVPGEELDLVVDELWRPGNPGPRFRKLMDRSGVYTRYEYVIFDSAPFFDMRYTVLSLYAASRYVVVLRPSLVDFRRTTRMLRRLMDYSSDFGLSTGEFLGRFMGVFNLVRRSREADALLAKGFRGVASARSKQDERTSDLRSYVDTLENLINVSRSLIPLSAEISRLELKELEKESRKSLEEALSDIFKHISR; translated from the coding sequence ATGTCGTCGAGTGCTAAGACGGTATCCTTTATCTCGGCGTCGGGAGGCGTCGGCAAGACGACTCTCTCCGCCTATCTAGCGATGTGGCTCCTTGAAAGTAAGCAGGTCACGTCTCCGCGGCTTCTCTTGGTAGACTTGGACCCGACAGCTGGGCTCAGCCTTTCCCTGATGAGAGAGGAAGAGTACCAGCAGAGCGTTGACGAAAAGAGAAGCCTGGTCGAGCTGTACAGGAGCTTTTTCACGAGAGGTGTAGCCTCGGCGAACATCGAAGACTTCGTGACTAAGGTAAAGCACGGTGGTGAGTACTGGTTAAACATCCTCGTCCCCGGCGAGGAACTCGACCTCGTGGTGGATGAGCTCTGGAGGCCTGGTAACCCTGGCCCCCGCTTCAGGAAGCTGATGGATAGGAGCGGGGTCTACACCCGGTACGAGTACGTGATCTTCGACAGCGCACCTTTCTTCGACATGAGGTACACTGTCTTAAGCCTGTACGCGGCGAGCAGGTACGTTGTCGTGCTGAGACCCTCTCTCGTCGACTTCAGGAGAACCACGAGAATGCTCAGAAGGCTCATGGACTATTCGAGCGATTTCGGCCTGAGCACCGGCGAGTTCCTCGGCAGGTTCATGGGCGTATTCAACCTCGTCCGCAGAAGCCGCGAGGCCGACGCTCTACTAGCTAAAGGTTTCAGAGGAGTCGCCTCGGCGCGCTCGAAGCAGGACGAGCGCACATCGGATCTGAGAAGCTACGTGGACACTCTAGAGAATCTGATAAATGTATCGAGATCGCTCATCCCTCTCTCCGCCGAAATTTCGCGGCTGGAGCTGAAAGAATTGGAGAAAGAGTCTAGGAAGTCTCTCGAGGAAGCTTTATCAGACATCTTCAAGCACATCAGCAGGTAG
- a CDS encoding pyridoxal phosphate-dependent aminotransferase: MPGYSSRTESIVASPIRKIAALLDEARRKGEIISFGGGAPSLPPPREVVEYLAELLRAQPQRSVAYGATRGMIELRELIAEDMKKYYGVSYDPRSEIMIVNGGTEGIYLALGALLNPGEEVIILDPTYVGYSEPIKLFGGRVRTVPVRVEEGYQPRVELIAKAVSPLTKAFILLSPDNPTGRIVTEKFVRDLVDLAVQHDFWIIFDAVYKHIVYERPQPWVDAIPEARERTITINSFSKEASIPGFRLGYVTGPPEAIERMEKLKQYVSLAPDTPGQLAMIKFYEDGIKERYLREFVIPTYRRRRDFMYKMIQEYLPEAKTTLPEGAFYFFVNVEKYLEAMERDDEEFANRLLYRKSVVVIPGKYFGEMGKGHVRMTFVSEPEERIEEGVKRIGAFVSSYL; encoded by the coding sequence ATGCCAGGGTACTCTAGCAGAACCGAAAGTATCGTAGCATCCCCTATCCGCAAGATCGCCGCTCTTCTGGACGAGGCCAGGCGTAAGGGGGAAATAATCAGTTTCGGGGGCGGAGCTCCCAGCTTGCCCCCTCCGCGGGAGGTCGTAGAGTACTTAGCTGAACTTCTCCGCGCGCAACCCCAGAGGAGTGTCGCGTACGGAGCCACCCGAGGGATGATCGAGCTCCGCGAGCTGATCGCCGAGGACATGAAGAAGTACTACGGGGTTTCTTACGATCCCCGCTCCGAGATAATGATCGTGAACGGGGGCACCGAGGGTATATACCTGGCGCTTGGAGCGCTGCTGAACCCTGGCGAGGAGGTTATCATCCTCGACCCGACCTACGTGGGGTACAGCGAGCCCATCAAGCTCTTCGGGGGCAGGGTTAGGACTGTGCCCGTCAGAGTTGAAGAGGGTTACCAGCCCAGGGTCGAACTCATCGCGAAAGCTGTTTCGCCGCTGACCAAAGCCTTCATCCTACTGAGCCCGGACAACCCGACGGGGCGCATAGTCACTGAGAAGTTCGTGAGAGACCTGGTTGACCTCGCTGTCCAGCATGACTTCTGGATCATATTTGACGCGGTGTACAAGCACATAGTGTACGAGAGGCCGCAGCCCTGGGTGGACGCTATTCCTGAGGCTCGCGAGCGAACGATCACTATTAACAGTTTCAGCAAGGAGGCGAGCATCCCGGGCTTTCGCCTCGGCTACGTGACCGGGCCTCCAGAAGCGATAGAGAGAATGGAGAAGCTCAAGCAGTACGTTTCGCTAGCACCGGATACTCCTGGACAGCTCGCGATGATAAAGTTCTACGAGGATGGTATAAAGGAGAGGTACCTGAGAGAGTTCGTCATCCCGACTTACAGGAGGCGTAGGGACTTCATGTACAAGATGATTCAGGAGTACCTCCCAGAAGCGAAGACTACACTGCCTGAAGGAGCTTTCTACTTCTTCGTGAACGTCGAGAAGTACCTGGAGGCGATGGAAAGGGATGACGAGGAGTTCGCTAATAGGCTTCTCTACAGGAAGAGCGTGGTGGTGATTCCTGGAAAGTACTTTGGTGAGATGGGTAAAGGCCACGTGAGAATGACATTTGTAAGCGAGCCTGAGGAGAGGATAGAGGAGGGCGTTAAGAGAATCGGAGCGTTCGTGAGCAGCTACCTATAA
- a CDS encoding 30S ribosomal protein S13, with amino-acid sequence MSSSEEFRYIVRVAGVDLPGDKAIAYALADIKGIGFNTAYAVLRKLGIDPHRRLGTLSEEEVERLSDALRSLEKLDLPEWILNRRKDPFDGKSKHLITSDLLLAVRNDIEQMKKIKSYRGVRHSLGLKVRGQRTRTTGRTGVTVGVKKGKPTQK; translated from the coding sequence ATGTCGTCTTCCGAAGAGTTTCGCTACATCGTTCGCGTGGCGGGCGTGGACTTGCCCGGGGACAAGGCGATAGCGTACGCTCTAGCAGACATCAAGGGTATAGGTTTCAACACAGCTTACGCTGTTCTCAGAAAGCTTGGCATCGATCCTCATAGGCGTCTAGGCACGTTGAGCGAAGAGGAAGTAGAGAGGCTCTCTGATGCTCTCAGATCCCTCGAGAAGCTGGATCTCCCCGAGTGGATTCTGAACAGGAGAAAAGATCCCTTCGATGGTAAGAGCAAGCACTTAATCACTTCAGATCTCCTCCTGGCTGTGCGTAACGATATCGAGCAGATGAAGAAGATCAAGAGCTACAGAGGAGTAAGGCACTCGCTGGGGTTGAAGGTCCGCGGCCAGCGCACGCGAACAACGGGTAGGACGGGAGTTACGGTCGGAGTGAAGAAGGGTAAGCCTACGCAGAAGTGA
- a CDS encoding 30S ribosomal protein S4, which yields MGDPRKSRKKWEPPSHPWVKEILLEEMRLLGDYGLRNKRELWIARSFLRSIRARARKLLALPPEQREQQARPLIARLYHLGLLPSEDATLDDILRLTVQDILERRLQTIVYRKGLASSIYHSRQLIVHGHIAIGGRRVRSPGKLVTREEEALVEYYPFSPVARGAQAEVRASE from the coding sequence ATGGGTGACCCTAGGAAGTCTAGGAAGAAGTGGGAGCCGCCGTCTCACCCCTGGGTGAAGGAGATACTCCTAGAGGAGATGCGCCTACTCGGAGATTACGGCTTGAGGAACAAGAGGGAGCTCTGGATCGCCAGGAGCTTCCTCAGGAGCATCAGAGCACGCGCTAGAAAGCTTCTAGCTCTTCCGCCCGAGCAGAGGGAGCAGCAAGCGAGGCCGCTCATCGCGCGGCTCTACCACTTAGGGCTTCTCCCGAGCGAGGACGCTACGCTCGATGATATTCTCCGGTTGACAGTGCAGGATATTCTCGAGCGGCGGCTGCAGACGATAGTCTACAGGAAGGGTTTAGCCAGCAGCATATACCACAGCAGGCAGCTTATAGTCCACGGCCACATCGCCATCGGAGGGAGGAGGGTTCGCAGCCCCGGCAAGCTAGTAACTCGGGAGGAGGAGGCGCTCGTCGAGTACTACCCCTTCTCCCCAGTTGCGAGAGGAGCTCAAGCAGAGGTGAGAGCAAGTGAGTGA
- a CDS encoding GNAT family N-acetyltransferase, whose translation MTREGGCAEEVKFVVSDSPELLREAMDVMRDAWGMPDYTEAVPAHLLKAVIDNGGFLALAVSCRRVVGFAFGFIGYSEERGYYLYSHMVGVRREYRGKNIALQLKLMQREWALRRGYRLVKWTFDHCQGLNARFNFGKLGVISRSFLENYYGEIRDSLNVGLPTDRLKVEWWVDSPRVENRLSGRDQPPSYSRVAPLAHLALESKPSEGLRLPSDPNLDESRDLVLVEFPGDINELKARSMEAALAWKLALRRALGFYLARGYLVVEHVPLVEGGERRNFYLLWRTKLEEALSGEYPWR comes from the coding sequence GTGACCAGGGAGGGGGGATGCGCGGAGGAAGTGAAGTTCGTGGTGAGCGACAGCCCCGAGCTTCTCCGTGAAGCTATGGACGTCATGAGGGACGCTTGGGGTATGCCTGACTATACGGAGGCTGTGCCCGCGCACCTACTTAAAGCGGTCATCGACAACGGCGGGTTTCTGGCGCTCGCGGTGAGCTGTAGGCGAGTCGTCGGCTTCGCCTTCGGCTTCATCGGTTATAGCGAAGAGCGCGGCTACTACTTGTACTCGCACATGGTCGGGGTCAGGAGGGAGTATCGCGGAAAGAACATCGCCCTTCAGCTCAAGCTAATGCAGAGAGAGTGGGCGCTGAGGAGAGGGTACAGGCTCGTGAAGTGGACATTCGACCACTGCCAAGGCTTAAACGCGAGGTTCAACTTCGGCAAGCTGGGGGTGATCAGCAGGAGCTTCCTCGAGAACTACTACGGCGAGATTAGAGACTCCCTGAACGTGGGCCTCCCGACTGACCGACTGAAGGTCGAGTGGTGGGTGGATAGCCCCCGCGTCGAAAACAGGCTTTCGGGTAGAGACCAGCCTCCAAGCTACAGCAGAGTCGCCCCCCTCGCCCACCTAGCCCTAGAGAGCAAGCCGTCCGAGGGGCTCCGGCTGCCCAGCGACCCCAACCTGGACGAAAGCAGGGACCTCGTGCTCGTGGAGTTCCCCGGCGACATCAACGAGCTGAAAGCCAGAAGCATGGAGGCAGCTCTCGCCTGGAAGCTGGCTCTGCGCAGAGCTCTCGGCTTCTACCTGGCGCGCGGATACTTAGTGGTTGAGCACGTGCCGCTCGTGGAGGGAGGGGAGAGGAGGAACTTCTACCTCCTCTGGCGCACGAAGCTCGAAGAAGCCCTCTCGGGGGAGTACCCGTGGAGATAA
- a CDS encoding ATP/GTP-binding protein, whose translation MLAPRGYLKILVSGPYASGKTTFVKTVSQYVLQTEVPVSNPREAQTKQYTTVAFDYGKLVLDGYEIYLFGTPGQTRLQFMWRILSTGMHGYVFIVDGSSPVEVIRGRTLYEYMKSLGEYPHVIAVNKQDVKGAVPPHKAAEIFRANSSIVMPLTAYDKESAMAVLRRLIRLIAEE comes from the coding sequence ATGCTGGCCCCCAGAGGCTACCTAAAGATACTAGTGAGCGGGCCCTACGCTAGCGGAAAAACGACTTTCGTTAAGACAGTCTCGCAGTATGTGCTTCAGACCGAGGTCCCTGTCTCCAATCCCCGCGAGGCTCAGACAAAGCAGTACACGACGGTAGCCTTCGACTACGGGAAACTCGTGCTGGATGGTTACGAGATTTACCTCTTCGGTACGCCGGGCCAAACCAGGCTTCAGTTCATGTGGAGAATTCTCTCCACAGGAATGCACGGCTACGTGTTTATAGTAGACGGCAGCTCGCCTGTGGAGGTTATAAGGGGGAGGACGCTCTACGAGTACATGAAGTCCCTGGGCGAGTACCCCCACGTCATAGCTGTGAACAAGCAGGATGTGAAAGGAGCGGTTCCTCCTCATAAAGCCGCGGAGATCTTCAGAGCTAACTCGTCGATTGTTATGCCTCTTACCGCTTACGATAAGGAGTCTGCGATGGCCGTGCTCAGGCGGCTCATCCGGCTAATAGCGGAAGAGTGA
- a CDS encoding roadblock/LC7 domain-containing protein has product MSLNLESVRKLIEPVTRVGGVEGFVVSTSDGLPLLSSLTDKDLEEKIAALTAVLAEVGNRASVELGKGEADWITVNAPDGSGIIYIKLGEMGYLAVLFGRDTRLGVLLYTLRDIKKKVSSLV; this is encoded by the coding sequence ATGAGCCTAAACTTGGAAAGTGTGAGGAAGTTAATCGAGCCTGTAACGAGAGTGGGGGGTGTCGAAGGTTTCGTGGTCTCGACAAGCGATGGATTACCGCTACTGAGCAGTTTGACCGATAAGGATCTGGAGGAGAAGATAGCCGCCTTAACTGCCGTGCTAGCTGAGGTGGGTAACCGTGCAAGCGTTGAGCTGGGCAAGGGAGAAGCAGACTGGATCACTGTCAATGCCCCCGATGGCTCAGGAATCATCTATATCAAGCTCGGGGAGATGGGGTACCTAGCCGTCCTTTTCGGCAGAGATACGAGGCTAGGAGTGCTCCTATACACGCTCAGAGATATTAAAAAGAAGGTAAGCAGCCTAGTTTAA
- a CDS encoding 30S ribosomal protein S11, protein MSERSGEAHEKAKRGDVGICWIYASYNNTIIHITDLSGSETIAMASGGQVAKADRDKPSPWAAMQAAAKAAKIALDKGIRVVHVKVKAPGGYGPKTPGPGAGPAIRALVRAGLIVDRIEDVTPLPTDTIRKPGGRRGRRV, encoded by the coding sequence GTGAGTGAAAGGAGCGGCGAAGCTCACGAGAAGGCTAAGAGGGGCGACGTTGGAATCTGCTGGATTTACGCCAGCTACAACAACACTATCATTCACATCACTGACCTATCGGGGTCGGAGACCATCGCCATGGCTTCAGGCGGCCAGGTGGCTAAGGCTGACCGCGATAAGCCCTCTCCTTGGGCTGCAATGCAGGCTGCTGCTAAAGCCGCTAAGATAGCTCTCGACAAGGGGATAAGGGTTGTCCACGTGAAGGTTAAGGCCCCGGGCGGGTACGGGCCGAAGACCCCTGGGCCCGGCGCGGGCCCGGCGATCAGGGCGCTCGTCAGGGCAGGCCTCATTGTCGACAGGATAGAGGATGTGACGCCGCTGCCCACGGACACCATAAGGAAGCCTGGGGGCAGGAGAGGTAGAAGAGTGTAG
- the menC gene encoding o-succinylbenzoate synthase gives MEIRKVELLLLEMELSSEFRTSFGSLRARPVVLVRVEEKGGEEGWGELVSEWGPWYSYETYEVDLLILRQFLAPAVLKERIEEPSDFHRIVASVRGYPMAKAALEEALLCLHSRVTRKPLREILGGKRREIVSGVSIGLKPTVDELLREVSFRLEEGYARIKLKIEPGMDVKLVEAVRREFGDITLQVDANGAYRLEHLPTLRKLDKYDLLMIEQPLAYDDLVEHSILSRKLSTPVCLDESIKNLHDMVLASMIGSAEVVNIKPARVGGVLEAKRMLDAVPGLGLGAWIGGMLETGIGRAFLVALASHPSVNYPNDISASSRYWREDIVDPPWTLTPRGTIEVPEKPGLGVEVREEVVEKFLRERWAVT, from the coding sequence GTGGAGATAAGGAAAGTGGAGCTGCTCCTGCTCGAGATGGAGCTGAGCAGCGAGTTCAGAACCAGCTTCGGCTCCCTTAGAGCGAGGCCCGTAGTTCTCGTCCGCGTCGAGGAGAAGGGGGGAGAGGAGGGGTGGGGCGAGCTGGTAAGCGAGTGGGGGCCCTGGTACAGTTACGAGACTTACGAGGTTGACCTGCTTATCCTGCGCCAGTTTCTCGCACCAGCTGTGCTGAAGGAGAGGATCGAGGAACCCAGCGACTTCCACCGGATTGTGGCGAGCGTAAGGGGCTACCCTATGGCTAAAGCTGCTCTAGAGGAGGCCCTGCTCTGCCTTCACTCCCGCGTAACGCGTAAGCCTCTTAGGGAGATCCTCGGAGGTAAACGCAGGGAGATCGTCTCCGGTGTGAGCATCGGGCTGAAGCCCACGGTGGACGAGCTGCTCAGAGAGGTATCCTTCAGGCTTGAGGAGGGGTACGCCAGGATCAAGCTGAAAATCGAGCCAGGGATGGACGTTAAGCTCGTTGAAGCTGTGAGGAGGGAGTTCGGGGATATTACGCTGCAGGTCGACGCCAACGGGGCTTACAGGCTCGAGCACCTGCCGACGCTGAGAAAGCTCGACAAGTACGATCTACTGATGATCGAGCAGCCGCTGGCGTACGACGACCTGGTCGAGCACTCGATCCTCTCGAGGAAGCTCTCCACGCCGGTGTGCCTGGACGAGAGCATCAAGAACCTCCACGACATGGTGCTCGCATCCATGATAGGATCCGCCGAGGTTGTGAACATCAAGCCTGCCCGCGTGGGGGGAGTCCTCGAAGCTAAGAGAATGCTTGACGCAGTGCCGGGACTCGGGCTCGGAGCGTGGATCGGCGGCATGCTCGAAACAGGGATCGGGCGGGCCTTTCTCGTCGCTCTCGCCTCACACCCCTCAGTTAACTACCCGAACGATATCTCAGCCAGCAGCAGGTACTGGAGAGAGGACATCGTAGATCCCCCCTGGACCCTCACGCCGAGAGGGACCATCGAGGTACCGGAGAAGCCGGGGCTGGGGGTAGAAGTGCGCGAAGAGGTCGTGGAGAAGTTCTTGAGGGAGAGGTGGGCGGTAACCTGA
- a CDS encoding Xaa-Pro peptidase family protein yields MLKLKRLLSEVESKQLDAVAVFSPSNVLYLTSSDAPSAVLVFRSGEVISLAPRLEYLRALEEVSVGEVYTFSRVGELSEYEKAIPGDVYEAIASVVRERGARRVGVAGASLETRQKLAEKLGVELTDFSKELQRLRRVKDEEELKVMRNAVALAEEAMRLAIDSLERGVTELEVLARVLSFLARRGSGLPFTPIIAFGDHSAHPHAKPQGRALREGDLVKIDLGARVDGYCSDITRTLVFGKPSPKQERLLRAVRRAQEAAIEAVRSGAPAKDVYGKAYSALKEEGLSAYFNHGLGHGVGVDIHEPPALNAESEEFLLAGDVVTIEPGVYLAGYGGVRIEDMVLVLEDGHECLTHFAKDPVI; encoded by the coding sequence GTGCTGAAGCTTAAGCGTCTTCTCAGCGAGGTCGAGTCGAAGCAGCTCGATGCGGTGGCTGTATTTTCTCCTTCTAATGTGCTCTACTTAACCTCCTCTGACGCCCCGAGCGCAGTTCTGGTCTTCAGGAGCGGCGAGGTAATCTCGCTAGCCCCGAGGCTAGAGTACCTCAGAGCTCTCGAAGAAGTGAGTGTCGGTGAGGTTTACACGTTTTCGAGAGTTGGCGAGTTGAGCGAGTACGAGAAAGCTATCCCGGGTGACGTGTACGAAGCTATAGCGTCGGTAGTGCGAGAAAGGGGGGCGAGGAGAGTGGGGGTTGCCGGCGCTTCGCTGGAAACGAGGCAGAAGCTTGCCGAAAAGCTGGGTGTCGAGCTTACCGATTTCTCGAAGGAACTCCAGCGGCTGAGGCGTGTAAAGGATGAGGAGGAGCTCAAGGTTATGCGTAACGCGGTAGCGCTCGCCGAGGAGGCGATGCGCCTCGCTATCGATAGCCTCGAAAGAGGTGTGACTGAGCTCGAGGTGCTCGCGCGAGTACTCTCGTTTTTAGCGCGGAGGGGGTCCGGCCTACCTTTCACCCCGATCATAGCTTTCGGCGATCACTCCGCTCACCCTCACGCTAAACCTCAAGGGCGCGCGCTGAGAGAGGGGGACCTGGTTAAGATAGACCTTGGTGCGCGTGTCGATGGGTACTGCTCCGACATAACGCGGACGCTGGTCTTCGGGAAACCTTCGCCCAAGCAGGAGCGTCTCTTGAGGGCTGTCAGGAGAGCTCAGGAAGCGGCTATAGAAGCTGTTAGAAGCGGTGCACCCGCGAAGGACGTTTACGGGAAAGCTTACAGCGCGCTCAAGGAGGAGGGCCTCAGCGCGTATTTCAACCACGGGCTTGGGCACGGTGTAGGAGTAGACATTCACGAGCCTCCAGCGCTCAACGCGGAGAGCGAGGAGTTCCTCTTAGCGGGAGACGTGGTGACGATCGAGCCGGGAGTGTATCTAGCTGGCTACGGAGGGGTCAGGATAGAGGACATGGTTCTAGTCCTCGAAGACG
- a CDS encoding rhomboid family intramembrane serine protease, whose protein sequence is MVYGYPSGFEEVEHRRSLVTVALILVNVAVYLATSWRNGFTAISEEWLQAGAFVPALLSQPDQWYRLFTSMFLHANLLHIFFNMLFLYFFGKHVERVLGPANYLALYMASGLLAEVFHTAFLPLEGETSAFIPALGASGAISGVLGAYLLMFPGTKLSMCVFYFFIPICFTTRAYAYLIFWFATQVLQGYLGASLGVAVFAHAGGFIGGLALLPLLLRSERVEALRVYASLRRFFFDVFFVKPGLSSFAKAVLTALLLSVAAGAVYSASAASSARTVSKVLGVSVSYQDVVESESVIVQLSDGSVSFTPITSSGVRVVVNRLSAMNLLFDEKYAGRTVSVDESRRVRVQGVPVQVQLKAQLSYDEWGLLTSGRGSMVTDVLQCSYYGCVVGERQAFSFEATTEKSWVGYEGIPVVELSVVSLAVCLAAILAVARAEHYEIAPSS, encoded by the coding sequence ATGGTCTACGGGTATCCCTCGGGCTTCGAGGAAGTTGAGCACAGGAGGTCTCTCGTAACGGTGGCGCTGATCCTGGTTAATGTCGCCGTGTACCTAGCTACTTCGTGGAGGAATGGTTTCACAGCGATCAGCGAGGAGTGGCTGCAGGCGGGCGCCTTCGTTCCCGCGCTGCTGAGCCAGCCGGACCAGTGGTACAGGCTTTTCACCTCGATGTTTCTCCACGCGAACCTCCTCCACATATTTTTCAACATGCTGTTTCTCTACTTCTTCGGGAAGCATGTTGAGAGGGTGCTGGGCCCCGCTAACTACCTCGCGCTCTATATGGCTAGCGGACTTCTCGCGGAGGTATTCCACACAGCATTTCTACCTCTCGAGGGTGAAACCTCGGCTTTCATCCCGGCGCTGGGAGCGTCTGGAGCGATCAGCGGCGTGTTGGGCGCTTACCTCTTAATGTTCCCAGGGACTAAGCTCTCGATGTGTGTTTTCTACTTCTTCATCCCGATCTGCTTCACGACTAGAGCTTACGCTTACCTGATTTTCTGGTTCGCCACACAGGTGCTTCAAGGGTACCTTGGCGCGAGCCTGGGGGTGGCGGTTTTTGCGCACGCAGGAGGGTTCATCGGCGGCTTGGCTCTCTTACCGCTGCTCCTCAGGAGCGAGCGGGTGGAGGCGCTTAGGGTGTACGCTTCCCTCCGCAGGTTCTTCTTCGACGTCTTCTTCGTGAAGCCGGGGCTAAGCTCTTTCGCCAAGGCGGTGCTCACCGCCCTCCTCCTTAGCGTGGCGGCCGGAGCCGTCTACTCCGCTTCGGCGGCTAGCAGTGCGCGAACCGTTTCGAAGGTCTTAGGGGTGAGTGTCAGCTACCAGGACGTCGTCGAGAGCGAGAGCGTGATCGTGCAGCTTAGCGACGGCTCGGTGAGCTTCACGCCGATCACCAGCAGCGGTGTCAGGGTAGTGGTGAACAGGCTGAGCGCCATGAACCTTCTCTTTGACGAGAAGTACGCAGGCAGGACAGTCAGTGTCGACGAGTCGCGGAGAGTGCGGGTTCAGGGCGTCCCCGTCCAGGTGCAGCTGAAGGCGCAGCTATCCTACGATGAGTGGGGGCTGCTGACCAGCGGTAGAGGCTCCATGGTCACCGACGTCCTGCAGTGCAGTTACTACGGCTGCGTAGTCGGTGAGAGGCAGGCTTTCTCCTTCGAGGCGACGACGGAGAAATCCTGGGTGGGCTACGAGGGTATACCTGTTGTCGAGCTCTCTGTAGTATCGCTCGCGGTGTGCTTAGCAGCGATCCTCGCTGTAGCTAGGGCGGAGCACTACGAGATAGCTCCCTCTTCCTGA